The Mycolicibacterium mageritense genome contains a region encoding:
- a CDS encoding diol dehydratase reactivase ATPase-like domain-containing protein, with the protein MVAGVDIGNHTTEIVLARITDGTVEPITHGQAPTRGRKGSPESLEGAAALLHRIEVDAGVRADELVLSAIRPVDTETAPLPAAPSPRSPVRSLRRPDASTPAGTGYAVGRHTPLTALAGPAQPGPVIVSVDTETDFEIAAAGLTAAIERGWSVVGVLAAQDDAVLIRNRIPVDVPVVDEVELDGLPPGVLVAVEVVEEGRAYRALADPIALCAALELGHEQIHDVAEFTRELADSPAIAVTPRTGAPEPPAVDDDFIEFRIDAEVVRYAPAQAHGILRSQPPGTVARIRLRSIPTADHEMAVDDAFFTELSALDNGAWLRRGVADARGTVVALLAADHVADAAETLGRLTGRPARTIATEPAAAARGAQTTPGLPPDTVVCDIGGGTIDLIGPDRAVTAAGAGETITVAVARMLNIPRALAERVKRTPAIRVEGPHVAHEEDGRRLFLDGPAPADAIGRLCTRGSAGLVPFSNKLAAEEWRSLRLAIKQETVAANIARCLKAFEKPPTALVLAGGGALDDELLRTVGESLRTVPVVVGRANIDGVHGPRFAVAAGLVHLAAESHQNGRSTLPFVV; encoded by the coding sequence GTGGTGGCCGGGGTCGACATCGGTAATCACACCACCGAGATCGTCCTGGCGCGCATCACAGATGGCACAGTCGAGCCGATCACACACGGCCAGGCGCCGACTCGTGGGCGCAAGGGATCGCCGGAATCGCTGGAGGGCGCCGCGGCACTGCTGCACCGGATCGAAGTCGATGCCGGGGTCCGCGCGGACGAGCTTGTGCTGTCGGCGATCCGGCCGGTGGACACCGAGACCGCACCGCTGCCTGCCGCGCCGTCACCGCGCTCACCGGTGCGCAGCCTGCGGCGGCCCGATGCCAGCACGCCGGCCGGCACCGGTTACGCGGTGGGGCGCCACACGCCGCTGACCGCGCTGGCGGGACCGGCGCAACCGGGCCCGGTGATCGTGTCGGTCGACACGGAAACCGATTTCGAGATCGCCGCCGCGGGACTGACGGCGGCGATCGAGCGGGGCTGGTCGGTCGTCGGGGTGCTCGCCGCGCAGGACGACGCGGTGCTCATCCGCAACCGGATCCCCGTCGACGTCCCGGTGGTCGACGAGGTCGAGCTCGACGGTTTGCCGCCGGGAGTGCTGGTGGCGGTCGAGGTGGTCGAAGAGGGGCGCGCGTACCGCGCCCTGGCCGATCCGATAGCGCTGTGCGCCGCACTGGAACTCGGGCACGAGCAGATTCACGATGTCGCGGAGTTCACCCGCGAACTCGCCGATTCTCCGGCCATCGCGGTCACGCCGCGTACCGGGGCGCCCGAGCCGCCCGCGGTCGACGACGACTTCATCGAGTTCAGGATCGACGCGGAGGTCGTGCGTTACGCACCCGCGCAGGCCCACGGCATCCTGCGTTCGCAACCGCCAGGCACGGTCGCGCGGATCCGGTTGCGTTCGATCCCGACGGCCGATCATGAGATGGCGGTCGACGACGCCTTTTTCACCGAGCTGTCGGCCCTCGACAACGGAGCATGGCTGCGGCGCGGGGTTGCCGATGCCCGGGGCACGGTGGTCGCGTTGCTCGCTGCCGATCACGTCGCGGACGCCGCCGAGACGCTGGGCCGGTTGACCGGACGCCCGGCCCGCACCATCGCGACCGAACCGGCCGCCGCGGCGCGTGGTGCACAGACAACGCCGGGATTGCCGCCGGACACCGTGGTGTGTGATATCGGCGGCGGCACAATCGATCTCATCGGTCCCGACCGCGCCGTCACTGCGGCGGGCGCGGGGGAGACCATCACGGTCGCGGTCGCGCGGATGCTCAACATCCCACGCGCACTGGCCGAACGGGTCAAACGCACGCCTGCCATCCGCGTCGAGGGACCACACGTCGCGCATGAAGAGGACGGGCGGCGGTTGTTTTTGGACGGTCCGGCACCGGCCGATGCGATCGGCCGCCTGTGCACCAGGGGCAGTGCCGGACTCGTCCCGTTCTCCAACAAGCTGGCCGCCGAGGAATGGCGTAGCCTGCGGCTGGCCATCAAGCAGGAGACCGTCGCCGCGAACATCGCGCGGTGCCTGAAGGCTTTCGAGAAACCGCCGACCGCACTGGTGCTGGCCGGTGGCGGCGCGCTGGACGACGAATTGCTGCGCACCGTAGGCGAATCGCTGCGAACCGTTCCGGTCGTGGTCGGGCGCGCCAACATCGACGGCGTGCACGGACCCCGGTTCGCGGTAGCCGCCGGCCTCGTTCACCTGGCGGCCGAATCGCATCAGAACGGCAGATCCACACTGCCGTTCGTGGTGTAG
- a CDS encoding penicillin-binding transpeptidase domain-containing protein: MTRRPLTWLAVFGLFLSMVGCSSAPDPSDVFASFADALQRKDAHAAAQQTSDPAAAEKSITSMFDGMGKDAKLTVNSSAAEGEDNSFTLKYQWTWGDGHDFGYDTTGSATKTDAGWTVGWSPALLHKDLQDGLAFQYSQDSDLQTPVLDRTGQPLMTWQTVGVINLERAHPEAAAPLAALLAPFDPTTTPDSISAQLNSTSDDRVTVMKLREDDLKQVRDQLTQLPGVTVAEQGELLTTNRALSSPAIDGLAQLWHDRITRSSGWSVYLVDGKGAPAQRLASTPPAQTDPMHTTLDMRLQLLAQQAVAQETRPAVIVALSGSTGGILAAAQNSAAAPQGAIAFSGLYPPGSTFKTITTAAALKADLATPDTPLACPGQATIENRTIPNEDNFDLGMVPLSSAFSHSCNTTMAALADKLPADALTNTARDFGIGVDYNVPGLTTVTGRVPNADTAAQRVENGIGQGTVTVSPFGLAVAEASLAHGSTITPSLVDGEKTTADKPSVPLSPNVVDALRAMMRGTVTEGTASELSDIAGLGGKTGTAEFGDNTHSHGWFAGIAGDIAFATLVVGGDSSAPAVKISGDFLRSTG, from the coding sequence ATGACTCGTCGCCCCCTGACGTGGCTCGCGGTATTCGGGCTCTTCCTGTCGATGGTCGGTTGTTCATCGGCGCCGGACCCCTCCGACGTCTTCGCGTCGTTCGCGGATGCCTTGCAACGCAAAGATGCTCACGCCGCAGCCCAACAGACCAGCGATCCGGCGGCCGCAGAGAAGTCCATCACGTCGATGTTCGACGGCATGGGCAAGGACGCCAAGCTCACGGTCAACTCGTCAGCGGCCGAGGGTGAGGACAACAGCTTCACCCTGAAGTACCAGTGGACCTGGGGCGACGGCCACGACTTCGGTTACGACACCACCGGATCCGCCACCAAGACCGACGCGGGCTGGACGGTCGGCTGGTCGCCCGCGCTGCTGCACAAGGATCTGCAGGATGGGCTGGCGTTCCAGTACAGCCAGGACAGCGACCTGCAGACCCCTGTGCTCGACCGGACCGGTCAGCCATTGATGACGTGGCAGACCGTCGGAGTGATCAACCTCGAGCGTGCGCACCCGGAAGCCGCGGCCCCGCTGGCCGCGCTGCTGGCCCCGTTCGACCCCACCACCACGCCAGATTCCATTTCCGCGCAGCTCAATTCGACGTCGGACGACCGCGTCACGGTCATGAAGTTGCGTGAGGACGACCTCAAACAGGTGCGTGACCAGCTCACCCAGCTTCCCGGCGTCACCGTCGCCGAGCAGGGCGAGCTCCTGACCACCAACCGCGCGCTGTCGTCGCCCGCGATCGACGGGCTGGCGCAGCTGTGGCACGACCGCATCACCAGATCCTCGGGCTGGTCGGTCTACCTGGTGGACGGCAAAGGCGCGCCGGCCCAGCGACTGGCCTCGACCCCGCCCGCACAGACCGATCCGATGCACACGACGCTCGACATGCGGCTGCAACTGCTCGCGCAGCAGGCCGTCGCGCAGGAGACCAGGCCCGCCGTCATCGTGGCCCTGTCGGGTTCGACGGGCGGCATCCTGGCGGCCGCGCAGAACTCCGCGGCCGCCCCGCAGGGTGCCATCGCGTTCTCGGGACTCTACCCGCCGGGGTCGACGTTCAAGACCATCACCACCGCGGCCGCACTGAAAGCCGATCTGGCCACACCTGATACGCCGCTGGCGTGCCCCGGCCAGGCCACCATCGAGAACCGGACCATCCCCAACGAGGACAACTTCGACCTCGGCATGGTGCCGCTCTCCTCGGCGTTCTCGCACTCCTGCAACACCACCATGGCGGCTCTGGCCGACAAGTTGCCCGCGGACGCGCTGACCAACACGGCCCGGGATTTCGGGATCGGGGTGGATTACAACGTGCCCGGGCTCACGACCGTGACAGGGCGCGTGCCCAACGCCGACACCGCGGCGCAACGCGTCGAGAACGGCATCGGGCAGGGCACCGTCACGGTCAGCCCGTTCGGCCTGGCCGTGGCCGAGGCCAGCCTCGCGCACGGTTCGACCATCACACCGTCGTTGGTCGACGGCGAAAAGACCACGGCCGACAAACCGTCGGTGCCGTTGTCCCCCAACGTCGTCGACGCGTTGCGCGCGATGATGCGCGGCACCGTGACCGAGGGCACGGCAAGCGAATTGAGCGACATCGCCGGCCTCGGTGGCAAGACCGGCACGGCCGAGTTCGGCGACAACACGCATTCGCACGGCTGGTTCGCCGGAATCGCAGGCGATATCGCGTTTGCGACGCTGGTGGTCGGTGGCGACTCGTCGGCTCCCGCGGTCAAGATCTCGGGCGACTTCCTGCGCTCTACCGGCTAG
- a CDS encoding SGNH/GDSL hydrolase family protein has translation MAAKRILCFGDSLTWGWIPVAEGAPTDRFTRDQRWTGVLAQQLGPDYEVIEEGLSARTTNLDDPTDARLNGAGYLPSCLASHLPLDLVIVMLGTNDTKAYFRREPIDIGVGMSVLLTQVLTSAGGVGTGYPAPQVLVMAPPLLAPMPHPWFQLIFADGARKSAELANVYSALASFMKVPFFDAGSVISTDGVDGIHFTEANNRDLGVALAERVRALL, from the coding sequence ATGGCGGCCAAGCGAATTCTCTGTTTCGGTGACTCACTGACCTGGGGCTGGATCCCCGTGGCCGAGGGTGCGCCGACCGACCGGTTCACCCGCGACCAGCGCTGGACGGGGGTTTTGGCCCAACAGCTCGGGCCCGACTACGAGGTGATCGAGGAGGGCTTGAGCGCCCGCACCACCAACCTCGACGACCCGACCGACGCCCGCCTCAACGGGGCGGGCTACCTGCCGTCGTGTCTGGCGAGCCACCTGCCGCTCGACCTGGTGATCGTCATGCTCGGCACCAACGACACCAAGGCCTACTTCCGGCGCGAGCCCATCGACATCGGCGTCGGGATGTCGGTGCTGCTGACGCAGGTGCTGACGAGCGCCGGTGGTGTCGGCACCGGATACCCGGCACCGCAGGTGCTGGTGATGGCCCCGCCCCTGTTGGCTCCCATGCCGCATCCGTGGTTCCAGCTCATCTTCGCCGACGGCGCGCGCAAGTCCGCGGAGTTGGCCAACGTGTACAGCGCGCTCGCGTCATTCATGAAGGTTCCGTTCTTCGATGCCGGATCCGTCATCAGCACCGACGGGGTCGACGGAATTCACTTCACCGAGGCCAACAACCGCGACCTCGGCGTGGCCCTGGCCGAGCGGGTGCGCGCACTGCTGTAA
- a CDS encoding PE-PPE domain-containing protein, which translates to MAKHRKRSRNSAVMVAGATAGISTALTLGHATNATAATLPQGETVIGVGGWRNPTSDRVKNKFEGAYDVAGFKGVNYPAALPIDPSVDDGVPALSQEVDDASGHTVIVGYSEGSIVAERYKRSLAGQPTKDIEFVYIAAPTVPNGGIYARFPDLRMPGFTSTGAAAESPYKETFVTIEYDPVGDFPAYANPLSLANAAAGMVYLHGDPTPDATNLETADKAVYTSDDGDTYILVKTEHLPLLRPVRDVSAALNTTALTEPVLGAIEPTLKLGVDMGYTDRDYSNADTPTRFSLVTPPERVVETVKQLPGAIKQGTDNLTGGSPSTSEPETSAKQAETSKPEQKPDKPAVAKPKTRKPAERGNNLTDAVSRTLKNLKPKKPAQKDDAPAEKQDADSTV; encoded by the coding sequence GTGGCCAAGCACCGCAAGCGTTCACGGAATTCCGCTGTCATGGTCGCCGGTGCGACCGCCGGCATCTCGACCGCATTGACCCTCGGCCACGCGACCAACGCCACGGCGGCAACCCTCCCCCAGGGCGAAACGGTGATCGGCGTCGGCGGCTGGCGCAACCCGACCAGTGACCGGGTCAAGAACAAATTCGAAGGCGCGTATGACGTGGCCGGATTCAAGGGCGTCAACTACCCGGCCGCACTGCCGATCGATCCCAGTGTCGACGACGGGGTGCCTGCGCTCAGTCAAGAGGTGGACGACGCGTCCGGGCACACCGTCATAGTCGGCTACTCAGAGGGATCGATCGTCGCCGAGAGATACAAGCGCAGCCTTGCCGGTCAGCCGACGAAAGACATCGAGTTCGTCTACATCGCGGCGCCCACGGTGCCGAACGGCGGCATCTACGCGCGCTTCCCCGATCTCCGCATGCCGGGCTTCACCAGCACGGGCGCTGCCGCCGAGTCGCCATACAAGGAAACGTTCGTCACCATCGAGTACGACCCGGTGGGGGACTTCCCCGCCTACGCCAACCCGCTGTCGCTGGCGAATGCGGCCGCGGGGATGGTGTACCTGCACGGCGACCCCACACCCGATGCGACCAATCTGGAGACGGCAGACAAGGCCGTGTACACGTCCGACGACGGCGACACCTACATCCTGGTGAAAACCGAACACCTGCCGCTGCTCAGGCCGGTGCGCGACGTGTCGGCGGCGCTGAACACCACCGCGTTGACGGAGCCGGTGCTGGGAGCCATCGAGCCGACCCTCAAGCTCGGTGTCGACATGGGCTACACGGATCGCGATTACTCCAACGCCGACACACCGACCCGGTTCTCGCTCGTCACGCCGCCCGAGCGCGTGGTCGAAACCGTCAAGCAACTACCCGGTGCCATCAAGCAGGGCACCGACAACCTCACCGGCGGATCGCCGTCGACTTCTGAACCCGAAACCTCCGCCAAGCAGGCCGAGACGAGCAAGCCCGAGCAGAAGCCGGACAAGCCCGCCGTCGCCAAGCCGAAGACACGCAAGCCGGCCGAGCGGGGCAACAACCTGACCGACGCGGTGTCGCGCACCTTGAAGAACCTCAAACCCAAGAAGCCGGCCCAGAAGGACGACGCACCCGCCGAGAAGCAGGACGCCGACAGCACGGTGTGA
- a CDS encoding lipoprotein LpqH: MKRGFLVVVGGAAVVIAGLSGCSSDEKKSESTASATATASAEGGGASVTTGSGTAKVTIDGKDHPVSGSIACVKQGGNVNIALGQGMTGITAVVSEADPPAVTAVQLGNIDGVMLQYGAGAPGGSAEATKDGNKYTIKGNATGADMANPMAGVVTKPFELEVTCP, from the coding sequence GTGAAGCGTGGGTTCTTGGTTGTCGTCGGCGGTGCCGCCGTCGTCATCGCCGGCCTGTCCGGCTGTTCATCGGACGAGAAGAAGTCGGAGTCGACGGCCTCCGCGACTGCGACGGCCAGCGCCGAAGGCGGTGGTGCATCGGTCACCACAGGTTCGGGCACAGCCAAGGTGACGATCGACGGTAAAGACCATCCGGTGTCCGGCTCAATCGCGTGCGTCAAGCAAGGCGGAAACGTCAACATCGCGCTGGGCCAGGGCATGACAGGCATCACCGCCGTCGTCTCCGAAGCCGACCCGCCCGCCGTAACCGCGGTGCAGCTCGGCAACATCGACGGCGTGATGCTGCAGTACGGCGCGGGTGCGCCCGGCGGCAGCGCGGAAGCCACCAAGGACGGCAACAAGTACACGATCAAGGGCAACGCCACGGGCGCTGACATGGCCAATCCGATGGCCGGCGTCGTCACCAAGCCCTTCGAACTGGAAGTTACCTGCCCATAG
- a CDS encoding haloalkane dehalogenase gives MQTLRTPDERFRDLPEFPYEPSYCEVDDGDGGRLRVAWVQAGPADGAPILLLHGEPSWSFLYRQMIPILTAAGYQAICPDLVGFGRSDKPTRIEDHSYARHVEWMRALAFDVLDLRDVTLVGQDWGGLIGLRLAAEHPDRFANIVVANTGLPTGDIAMPEIWWQFRTAIQNLPTIDIGRFVASGCRRPVSDDVRAAYDAPFPDDSFCAGPRAMPGLVPTSPDDAASAANRSAWKVLSASETPMLVAFSDGDPITGGMAGVFQREMRGAQGIEHPVIADAGHFLQEDAGEELAAAIVTFLRDR, from the coding sequence ATGCAGACTCTGCGGACCCCGGACGAGCGATTTCGCGATCTACCCGAATTCCCTTATGAACCAAGCTATTGCGAAGTCGACGACGGTGACGGCGGCCGGCTCAGGGTGGCCTGGGTGCAGGCCGGGCCGGCCGACGGCGCTCCGATCCTGTTGTTGCATGGGGAACCATCTTGGTCGTTTCTGTACCGGCAAATGATTCCGATCCTGACGGCCGCTGGGTACCAGGCGATCTGCCCGGACCTCGTCGGGTTCGGCCGGTCGGACAAGCCGACCCGGATCGAGGACCACAGTTATGCGCGGCACGTGGAGTGGATGCGGGCGTTGGCTTTCGACGTCCTCGATCTGCGCGACGTGACGCTGGTCGGTCAGGACTGGGGCGGGCTGATCGGATTGCGTTTGGCCGCCGAGCATCCCGACCGCTTCGCCAACATCGTCGTCGCCAACACCGGGCTGCCCACGGGCGACATCGCGATGCCTGAGATCTGGTGGCAGTTCCGCACCGCGATCCAAAACCTGCCGACCATCGACATCGGCAGGTTCGTTGCGTCCGGCTGCCGCCGTCCGGTCAGTGACGACGTCCGGGCCGCCTACGATGCGCCGTTCCCGGACGATTCCTTTTGTGCCGGGCCGCGCGCCATGCCCGGTCTGGTACCGACCTCACCCGACGACGCGGCCTCGGCCGCCAACCGTTCAGCGTGGAAGGTGTTGTCGGCCAGCGAAACTCCGATGCTTGTCGCGTTCAGCGACGGCGACCCGATCACGGGCGGTATGGCGGGTGTCTTCCAGCGGGAGATGCGGGGCGCGCAGGGCATCGAGCATCCCGTGATCGCCGATGCCGGTCACTTCCTGCAGGAGGACGCGGGCGAGGAGCTCGCCGCTGCGATCGTCACGTTCCTCAGGGACAGGTGA
- a CDS encoding lipoprotein LpqH, with translation MKHGFVVAAGCAAILAGLVGCSSQEPDSPASSGGGKVTFGSTDAGPVTSVKCDTKDGLTTISIEGKLHSTVVVTEGQAPAVKSVSIGEVGSDGPALMYSEGVSSTPVVVSRDGKNYTVTGNGLGSNVANRDAPVDTPFDIAVTCP, from the coding sequence GTGAAGCACGGGTTCGTCGTCGCCGCGGGATGTGCAGCCATACTGGCCGGACTGGTCGGATGTTCGTCGCAGGAGCCGGATTCACCGGCATCCTCGGGCGGAGGCAAGGTGACGTTCGGAAGCACTGACGCCGGGCCCGTCACGTCCGTCAAGTGCGACACGAAGGACGGGCTGACCACCATCTCGATCGAGGGCAAGTTGCACAGCACCGTGGTGGTGACCGAGGGCCAGGCACCGGCCGTGAAATCGGTCAGCATCGGCGAGGTCGGATCCGACGGCCCGGCCCTGATGTACTCCGAAGGTGTGTCCAGCACACCGGTTGTGGTGTCCCGCGACGGCAAGAACTACACCGTGACGGGCAACGGCCTGGGATCCAACGTGGCAAACCGCGACGCACCGGTCGACACACCGTTCGACATCGCGGTCACCTGTCCCTGA
- the tgt gene encoding tRNA guanosine(34) transglycosylase Tgt: MDQPYFTVEAELAGRLGRVGTIHTPHGDIQTPAFIAVGTQATVKSVLPETMKQLGAQAILANAYHLYLQPGPDIVAEAGGLGAFMNWPGPTFTDSGGFQVMSLGVGFKKVLAMDTERLQTDDIIAKGKERLAVVDDDGVTFRSHLDGSKHRFTPEISIGIQHQLGADIIFAFDELTTLVNTRGYQESSVQRTHEWAVRCLIEHHRLQDSTPERPRQALFGVVQGAQYEDLRRQAARGLTEIRTADGHGFDGYGIGGALEKQNLATIVGWVSSELPADKPRHLLGISEPDDLFDAVAAGADTFDCVSPSRVARNAAVYSSTGRFNITGARYKRDFTPIDAECDCYTCANYSRAYIRHLFKAKEMLSATLCTIHNERFVIRLVDQIRAAIVAGEFDELRAHVLGRYYGTPVS; the protein is encoded by the coding sequence GTGGACCAGCCTTACTTCACCGTGGAGGCCGAGTTAGCCGGCCGACTCGGTCGGGTCGGGACGATTCACACGCCGCACGGTGACATCCAGACCCCGGCCTTCATTGCGGTCGGAACTCAGGCGACCGTCAAATCGGTGCTGCCCGAGACCATGAAACAGCTTGGTGCCCAGGCCATCCTGGCCAATGCCTACCACCTCTATCTGCAGCCGGGTCCGGACATCGTGGCCGAGGCCGGCGGGCTCGGTGCGTTCATGAACTGGCCGGGGCCGACGTTCACCGACAGCGGCGGGTTCCAGGTGATGTCGCTGGGCGTCGGGTTCAAGAAGGTGCTGGCGATGGACACCGAGCGGTTGCAGACCGACGACATCATCGCCAAGGGCAAGGAACGGCTCGCGGTGGTCGACGACGACGGCGTGACGTTCCGGTCGCATCTCGACGGCTCGAAGCACCGGTTCACCCCGGAGATCTCGATCGGCATCCAGCATCAGCTCGGCGCCGACATCATCTTCGCGTTCGACGAGCTGACGACGCTCGTGAACACGCGCGGCTACCAGGAAAGCTCGGTCCAGCGCACGCACGAGTGGGCAGTGCGATGCCTCATCGAACACCACCGGCTGCAGGACTCGACGCCGGAGCGGCCGCGGCAGGCGCTGTTCGGGGTGGTCCAGGGCGCGCAGTACGAAGATCTGCGTCGGCAGGCCGCCCGCGGGCTCACCGAGATCCGTACCGCGGACGGCCACGGGTTCGACGGTTACGGCATTGGCGGCGCGTTGGAGAAGCAGAACCTGGCCACCATCGTCGGCTGGGTCAGCAGCGAGTTGCCGGCCGACAAGCCGCGGCACCTGCTGGGCATCAGCGAACCCGACGACCTGTTCGATGCCGTGGCGGCCGGCGCTGACACGTTCGACTGCGTGTCGCCGTCGCGCGTTGCCCGCAATGCCGCGGTCTACTCGTCGACCGGGCGGTTCAACATCACGGGAGCCCGGTACAAGCGGGACTTCACCCCGATCGACGCCGAATGCGATTGCTATACGTGCGCCAATTACTCGCGCGCCTACATCCGGCACCTGTTCAAGGCCAAGGAGATGCTGTCGGCGACGCTGTGCACGATCCACAACGAGCGGTTCGTGATCCGGTTGGTCGACCAGATCCGCGCCGCGATCGTCGCGGGCGAGTTCGACGAGCTGCGCGCCCACGTGCTGGGGCGTTATTACGGCACGCCCGTGAGCTGA
- a CDS encoding cytochrome P450, whose amino-acid sequence MTSSSPAATNAQALLMEMLDPASRADPYPTYRRIRECGPLQLPESNLAVFTSFADCDEVLRHPASSSDRMKSTIAQRQLETETEPRRGTTSFLFLDAPDHTRLRKLVSKAFVPKVVKALEPDITALVDGLLDEAAVADGPFDVITGLAYPLPVAVICRLLGVPIEDEPRFSWASELLAAALDPFLALTGETSDLFDQQMQAGLWLNEYLRELIERRRRQPGDDLMSGLIQVEESGDQLTEDEIIATCNLLLIAGHETTVNLIANATLAMLRHPNEWAALGADAGQAHAVVEETMRFDPPVQLVSRIAGEDMKIGDVAVPKGDFMMLLLAAAHRDPAANERPDEFDPDRASIRHIGFGKGPHFCLGAPLARLEAGVALSAMTARFPQARLAADPVYKRNLTLRGMSTLSVEV is encoded by the coding sequence ATGACCTCATCCAGCCCGGCGGCCACCAACGCACAGGCGCTGCTGATGGAGATGCTGGACCCGGCCAGCCGCGCGGATCCGTACCCCACGTACCGCCGGATCCGCGAATGCGGCCCACTGCAACTCCCCGAGTCCAATCTCGCGGTGTTCACATCGTTCGCCGACTGCGACGAGGTGCTGCGGCACCCCGCGTCGTCCAGCGACCGGATGAAGTCGACCATCGCGCAACGGCAGCTCGAGACCGAAACCGAACCCCGCCGCGGCACTACGAGCTTCCTGTTCCTCGACGCGCCCGATCACACGCGGCTGCGCAAGCTCGTCAGCAAGGCCTTCGTGCCGAAGGTCGTCAAGGCGCTGGAGCCGGACATCACCGCACTCGTCGATGGGTTGCTCGATGAGGCCGCGGTCGCTGACGGGCCGTTCGATGTCATCACGGGCCTGGCCTATCCGCTCCCCGTCGCGGTGATCTGTCGCCTGCTCGGCGTCCCGATCGAGGACGAGCCACGCTTCAGCTGGGCCTCCGAACTGCTCGCCGCGGCGCTGGATCCGTTCCTGGCGCTCACCGGTGAGACCTCGGATCTGTTCGATCAGCAGATGCAAGCCGGACTGTGGCTCAACGAATACCTGCGCGAACTCATCGAACGGCGCAGGCGTCAGCCAGGTGACGACCTGATGTCGGGCCTGATCCAGGTGGAGGAATCCGGTGATCAGCTCACCGAAGACGAGATCATCGCGACCTGCAACCTGCTGCTCATCGCAGGCCACGAGACCACGGTCAACCTGATCGCCAACGCGACGTTGGCGATGCTGCGTCACCCGAACGAATGGGCTGCGCTCGGCGCCGACGCCGGCCAGGCCCATGCCGTGGTCGAGGAGACCATGCGGTTCGATCCACCCGTCCAGTTGGTGTCGCGAATTGCCGGTGAGGACATGAAGATCGGGGACGTGGCTGTCCCCAAGGGAGATTTCATGATGCTGTTGCTGGCCGCCGCGCATCGTGATCCTGCCGCCAACGAGCGGCCCGACGAATTCGACCCGGACCGCGCCAGTATCCGGCACATCGGATTCGGCAAGGGGCCGCATTTCTGCCTCGGCGCGCCGCTCGCGCGGTTGGAGGCCGGGGTCGCGCTGTCGGCGATGACCGCGCGCTTCCCGCAGGCCCGGCTTGCCGCCGATCCGGTGTACAAACGCAACCTCACACTGCGGGGCATGTCGACGCTGTCCGTCGAAGTCTAG